A window of Gossypium hirsutum isolate 1008001.06 chromosome D13, Gossypium_hirsutum_v2.1, whole genome shotgun sequence genomic DNA:
TGTGATGCCTAGTTGAATGAATATCTTGATTAGTATATTTGTTTGACATGGTTGAAACATATGTGATGAGTGgttaatggttgaatttgagGAAGTTAATGTTTATatgtatgtaagttggtatggtAAGAGCTTATACATGTGACACTTAACTGACTTATAACTTGGTGAATTGATGTGGTAATGTTGGTTGATTGTTGAAATGGCATGATTGTATAAGTTGAATATGTCATGGTATAGAATTAGATGATATTGAATCGCTTATAGGCATGTTGGCATAATTTGAGCTTCAATGgatgaaattggtatgttttgttaagaaatggtGTCAATTTGTGGTATATTGGGTTGGTTGATTTTGAGAATGTTTAAATGGATGTCTTGGTATATGTTTTGGGTTGTTTTTGTACAGGCTTAAGTATGCACCAAATAGGTTATTGGTTTGGTTTGACACGAAATAggtatcaaaatgaccaaaatttaccaaaaataggaTCCTTGTCACGATGTGGTATATCCCTCGTCACAATGTCGGCCAACAATTTGTGATGTCGCAACGTCGTGTGGTTCGATGTTGTAATGTGACAAACTGTCTGGTGACGTCACGATGTGGAGATAGTGACATCACAACATTGAGCTCAAATTTTCAAAACcttacaatttgatcctaattcgtGCTTGGGTCATTAAAAGAGCTTCTGTAAACTCGATTAATGTTCGAatttaattatgtatattaatttcTAGATGCTATTGTATCACcttttctttttagaatttttttcagTGAAGTTGTATTTCTTTCGAtccaaaaaattaatattaataatcagAAATTACAACTGATTTATTAAAAAAGGCAAAGATTGAATATCTGCAATTTGTAAAATTCAAAATTGAAATCCAATATATAATCTattttaaaatccaaatttattaattatctaAAATCACCTGTTATAGGATTGGTGAATGTGTTGTGATCACATTTTAGTTTACACCATTATTGTGCAAGTTCACTAATTATGCAATGGTATGACCGTCAAACAATCTTTCGGAACTTGCAATTGATAAACCGGGGAACTTGAATAGTAAAAATATCTAGTcatcataaaaaagaaaaagagcatgCCTTTGTTCTGACAGTTAAAATCATATTAAGAAAGCATCAGTGAAAGTTCTTTTGCCTGAAGCATTCAATTCCTTTTTCCTCTAACAGGAAACTCCTAAAACTAGAACTCTTTTTTAAATAAAGGGTAGGAAAAAATTTAGGCGTTTTTATCTCCAAACCGATTTGTCAGCGAGACATTGCAGTGCTTAGAGCTCATCCTGCATACACAGAGCACATTCATAGAtcaattaaacataataaaactGATTAGTGAAGTCATGACATCAAAATAACTACTTACATGTGCATCTTCCTTGTCCTCATCGTCTGATTTGGTATCGGAATCAGACTCGTGCCCTTCAGTATCATCGGCATCATCTTCATCCTCAGCCTGGAAAAACACACGAAACATAATCAAAACCAGAACAATGATGAACAGACGGATCACATTTTTAAGAAGGCATGTTTCATGCTTACATCGGAATCAACTGGGTCATCCTTTGATTCCTGAACATCAATGTTTTCATTAGTTAGAAAGGAAATGCAATTGAACTAGAAATAAGACAGAAATAAGATGGCTTCTAGTCATGAAAATACCTCctcctctctctttttctccGCCTCCTCAAATGATGCCTTTTCAGCCTGCAAAAATAGCCAGTAACGTCAGTCAAATATGACAAACAGAGCtataagaaagagaaaaaaaaaacaaagatgcACATACATCCTTCTGCTTGCCCCATGTTTCTTCAGCTAGTTTCTTGGCATACACTACATCATCAGCAACTAAGATGTTATCAAACATTGTTCCAGATTTCACCTGAAAAAACACAGACATTTGTCTCGTTATAGAGCTCTAAAATGGTCCAGAAAGATAACGGGCTAGGATTTAGGCTAAAGAGTACCTGCCACAATTCAATACCGACATACTTCAAGGTGGGGAAAACATAGAGATCTGGATCATCCTTGAAATCTGAGGGTCATAGAAAAGCACAGAATTACATGAATTAAGATAAAACTTCTTGTTGttcatataaaagtaaaaaaaggcACAACAGAAATGAGCTAGCAAAAAACCTGGGTTGTCAATCATTGGTGCCTTCCACTTGCCCTTGTAGTTGGGGTTCTTGATTTTCTGCAAAATGAGGAAAAAGAGTTCCAAGTTACTAACTAAAAAATCATGATAAATGCAGCAATTAGGTAAGGATATCACAAACCTTTGGCTTCCATTGGCCCTTGTACTCCGGGTTGGGAATTGTTGAGGGTGTCCATTCACCATCTTCTTCATCATCCCAATCTTCAGGCTGGGTAAATGATTTTAATCAATACTCTTTAGCTCAAACAAGGCATactatttcatgataaaataatccaaaaagtAATAAATGACTACCTTCTTAGCATCGGGATCAGGAATCTCTTTTGGAATGTCATCATAACCCTATCGTATGTAAAAAAACTAGAAGTTAGCGCGCTCGTGCATCTTTAGGCGCAGTATATGCAATGTAGGATAAGAGAATGTTATTACCTCTGGCTTTTTGTCTTCAGGATCAGGGATGTATTCCTTGTCATCCCAATCTTCAGGCTGCCCATCGTGCAAAGTACTTAAGTTGTGTATTCATAATTCATATGAGAAAAAAGTAAACCAAAAAATATATCAATTGTTATAGGGTGCGACCAATTACCTTCTTGGCCTCAGGATCCTTGATCTTCTTTGGTGGGAGGAGATCCCAATCAGTGTATAGGCTACCAGTTTGTTTCTCAACATTATCAATAAGGATGCTGTAGGTAGCATCTGGACGGAGAATGAATGTATAAACATGAGTGAGTTGGTCAGTCTCGCAAGGAACTTCCTTTTTGATCAAGTGATTTGTCCCATTGTATGTAAGAATGGCATGTACTTTCTTGGTGCTGTAGCCGCAAATATCAGGGCCAAACATGATGCTGGAACCAATCAACACaacaaaaaaataagtaaattgaacAATAATATTGTTGAGGGTCAAACACCAACACATCTAGTTTTATCGCAAGTAGAGGTTTTGTCTCCCAACTCTACCGAAAGCTTGAGTGAGTTCAAAGAGCGACTTTGCTGAAAATCCAAGTGCCTAAAGAGGCAACAGGTTCACAGAGTGGGAGCGCCCAATATTTGATGAGTTGGAGGTCCGACCCACAATAAATATCTATTAGAAATGTGAATAGGTTGGATCAAAGGGCATGCGCCAACCTGTACGGGGTGTCACCGCCAAATTTCTTCTGGTCAACATCACCACTGAGCAACTTCATGTAGCCACCACCACAGTCAAGCTTCTGCTCGTGCTTCACAGAAAATTGGAAGACTAGAGTCTTTCCCTTGTTGTTAACTTCTGGGAACTCAGCTGAAATAGCATAAAACCTGTAGTCTTCACTAGTTTGAATACCTGTGCAAAACGCAGAGCCATAGGTAACTAACTTGAAACATAGCCTTTATCTATACCAAGTTATGAGTAATTCCAGAAGGTTACCTTTGTCATTAAGATCTCCATTCCATTTTCCAGAAGTGTAATTCCATTCCCCAGCCATGTTCTCATCTTTCTTCCAGTCAGATTTTACCCAACGACTTTCCCATCCATCTAAAGTTTCACGACAATAGAAAAGCAAAATCAGCGAAGAGAAGTACAATTAAGCATTTCGGAGACAATGAAAACTAAAAAAAGTTCAATTAAAGCAAAAGTAGCTTCCTTTTCATAAGTTCTCACTCATTTGTTAGAAAGAGTACGGAATCTAAGGAATGTTAGAAAGAGTACAGAATCTAAGGAATGTTAGAAAGAGTACACAATCTGTAAATAGATACAATTTCTGCTCTGCTATGGTTTCTATCCTTGCAGCTAAAAAGGATAACTTTTAGTTATTTCCCTCTCACATTTCTAAAGTTAACGTTTTCATCACTTATTTTTGTCAAGTTAAGAGTACACAATCTGTAAATAGATACAATTTCTGCTCTGCTATGGTTTCTATCCTTGCAGCTAAAAAGGATAACTTTTAGTTATTTCCCTCTCACATTTCTAAAATTTACGTTTTCATCACTTATTTTTGTCAAGTTAACGTTTTCATCCCCGTATTTAAAAGACATATTTGACTCGTAATTAGCCAATTACTATAAACTGAAGGAATAAAATGAataacaaaacaacaaaaaataatatattaattaccaTTATTTCTATCATCCTCTACAGTTGCAGATCAAACTGAAACGTCAGTGACCGTAACATTCACTGTCATTTTTATCGCAATTAAACTACATTTCTAACACTAATTTTATCTAGAACTGAATTAGGAAATCAGATCATCAGTTGATCTACTCGAATTAGTTGCACTTCTAAACGTAAGTAAGTATTTGAGtaaagaaacaaatgaaaacaatCCGACtgccaaaagaaaacatataaatTCCCGATTCGTACAAATTAGATCAAATTGAAAGCTAAAACATCTTAAAAAAACAGATCCAAATGACAAAAAACAAGCCGATCTAAAGGTTGAGATACGACGGACAAAATTTTAGTACTCGAAAACCGAGAGAAATGAGTAAAGAAAATAGTTTACCTTCGAAGCGTTCTTCGAAGAAAACTTCAGCAGAAGCGGTGGCGACGAGAGAGAGGAGAATAAGAGATACGAAATTAGGGAACCGTTTGTGATTCGCCATGGTTGTACTCAtctaagagaaaaaaaataagtagAGCTGCAGACCGAGGGTGAGACTGATTGTGGGTTCCTCTATATATTGGTTGAATTAAATTGTTTTTGAGGTGCTGGTATTGGCTAAATATGACGTGAACCAATGATTTGCAGACATGTCATTCTTCAGTGTCATTGGATTGACGTGGCGTAAAACTATTGGAAGAAGTTTTGCATGACACGTAGAAAAGTTTCTGCTTGTTTGGCTAGGAGTTTTAGTAGTTACGTTTTAGAAATTCAATTTAGTTGCAAGTTGCAACTATTTTATGATGTCCTTTGAGAGAGTATTATATGGAATAggatatatttttttcaatagtttaacttacatcattaattttattttaaattttaagaattttattttattttgatttcttttaagATGAAACTATTGATAtgacattaaactattaaaaaaaaaatagatgacgTGACATTTCTGTTTCGTACAATCATTTCTCATCCAGAGAAAGGATCATATGAAACAAGAATATAATTCATTTTCAATAGTTTAATACCACACCAGCAATTTCATCTTGAATTtcagaattatttttttattttttttcaagataaaaaatactaaaattcaaaataaaaatgttgattaataaaaaaagataCAAATAACATGACTTCACTGTTTCATACCATTATTTCCCGTCCATTAAGAGTGTTTTGGGTTAAAAATGATTTTCAATCATAAATAAtgttaaataaacatataatgtttttaatatgtttattatgTTATAGATGTTTTGATAAATCTATTGGAACTTTTTTTTGTGTGttaatatttgtatatattaacatatttatttatagtaagtttattttatctttttcatgattttttaataatttatttcaatttatttaatgtgGTGCATAGTTTGTTATTACAACTCAAtttagagattttttttatatttatgttttcaatccatgacaatttaattttaaattatttatataatttgtaaCAGTAATtacttaaagataaaaaaaagaataaattgtttttattttattttgaaatgataTTATTTAAAGGGATGTGTGATCTTAAATTATCATATCTTTTgctaatttattacaatttttcaataaaaatatatttaaatgacAAAtacttaatataattaaaattaaaaattgtaatcaACCATTCAAATTCCCAACATATTGAGGCATAAACTTGAAAAGTGtctaattgccttctaagccctccttatttattattttatttttattccccttcaattcattttttatttaataaacaagccctcaacctatttttgtagttaaataagctcttaatctatgatttttactcataaaagtcctttattttattattaaagtaaatatagtttacctaaagtaaagctatttaaaaaagtataaactaattcgcattttatgtttatgtgaatttgatgagaatagtttattaaataaaaaaattaaattttttatctaataatatttttataatttatgtttatgtatattttactCTAATAATATTCTTTTTGGTTAAGTATACCCGTTCTCCTTGAATTCTAGGTGAAATTATGTTTTTTTCatgcaatttttaaaatttacataatgattattaatattattgaattCTTACATTTTAATTACTCATTTGTTATCTTCTATTAAGATGGTATGTtaacttaaattattaataattaatttggtccatgaaatataaataaaatattattagagtaaaatatacataaacataaattataaaaatattattagagtaaaaatttaaaattttttatttaataaactattctcatcaaattcacataaacataaaatgcgaattagtttatatttttttaaatagctttactttaggtaaaatatatttactttaataataaaataaaggacttttatgagtaaaaatcatagattaagagcttatttaactacaaaaataggttgagggtttgtttattaaataaaaaagtgagttgaaggggaataaaaagaaaataataaataaggagggcttagaaggcaattagctACTTTTCAAGTTTAGTGCCGCCACACTGTCAGGCAGCACCATTTCACTTTCTTTCctcaaaatggtaaatttcatATCAGGTCCTTGAATACTTTAGATCATTACATTTCAGTCCTGTGCCACCTGTGGCAGGCCCTCCACCAGGctatcatgttttttttttgtattattttggtaaataaaaaattaatattattttgatatttttttatttttttgtaatatttttataaaagaccCGTcaatttttcttctcttctatttGTCTCAACTGTGGCTCGCAAGAACTTAATTCCAGTTTCCCGCAACTGGTTGGAGAAGAACAAATTTTTAcactcattttttcttttctatttttaactcgtgattgatttttttcttgttcttattatatttttattccaaaaaaatttcaatcttcggctttttatttttattttataaagcaTTTGTATTTccaaatttagttattttgtttttgttggatttctttatttttgtgcTTTGCATGATGATTAGGTAATAAGTAAATACagaaattaagtaaattttaataagaaaatgttgaaaaataacTTTATGCATGGAAAGTAATGTCAATGacgtttatgaaaaaaaattataggaaTAGTTTTGCATAAATTTAAGAATTATGTAAAGGAAGTTTTAGTTGTTAATTTGAATTGTTGGTTATTATGttaatcatatattaaataaaatgattaaaatgtaaacAATGTTAAAGTAAAATGTCAAAAATCGAATTATTGACGAGGCTAGGTTTGTATTGGAAGGTCTACACTTAGTATGGGAGAAAGGTTTCAGACAAATGGAACTCAAGTGTGATAATGCGCTGCTAGTTGAAACACTCTTGGCTGACAAAGAAGCAAATAGAAAAATGGTGGAACTACGGTTAATTTATGGCCTTCTATGTAGGATGTGTAAAGTGTGTATCAAGTATGTATCGAGAGCACAAAACAGAATGGCCGATCATATGACTAAATTGGCTAGAACTACCATTGTGCTCTTCCTGATCAGTGTTGCCAACATTAGGATTATCTTCTTCTGCCTCAGCCATATTGCCCTTCCCCTCGAAATCCCCTTTAAAATTCTCCCTGGAATTCTCCTCCTTCAACTACCTACTAACTACTGTTGCCCCTTTCCTTAGCACCGCCCTTAGAGAGATATACTATCTGAATTCCACTACTTGTGTACCTAACGTGATCCAAATTAGGCAGAAACCCTCCCCATGCCCTAATTTACCACACAAAAAACAAAACAACGTGATTTTTTCATATTGAAAAAAGGCGTAAATCAAACGATCCTGAGCCAAAAagattcttttcttttgcttcaaCGGTAGCCGAACATCTATATTCACCCGAATTCTCATAAACCTACTAACTTCCCTCACAATATAAAAGGCATTATACTCCAAAAAAGAGCCAATAAAGTTACCAAACTGACGCGCCATACCTTCTGACATGAACCCTAATGGAGCTGAACCCAAAATACCAAATAAACCAAAGTTACTTGTAATGGACCCTCCCCTTGCTCCATCTTATGAATAATTAACAATGTCTATTGAAATTCCACAGCATACCATCATAGACCCTCTCTAGATCCACCTCACAATAAAACCTGAACAAAAACCTCTTATCACAAATATCCGAGATAATTAACCCTCTCAACGGATGCCATAAATTTGCAAGACTATTACATAATGATAGAAAGCTCACCGCACTTTCCCTACCAAGAAAAATTGAAAGTCCTCCTCCACCACATCCACATTGCCTTGCCCTCGAAGCagatcttcttcctcttcagaGATATTCAAATTCGCCAGATCTTTCCCCATATATTCGTGCAACAAAACCCCTTTGAAAAGCAAAACCTTGCAAAAAAACAAAACCCTAGAAACTTAAGAGAAAAGACGTGCCAAATTAGCAAACTGAAAACGTGCTAAAAAGTAGTAGACTTTTActtaaatagttaaaaaaaactagtagtatgtgtatatataaatacaaaagaatttcagttaatttttatatacaatATAATGATTGAAACatataatcaattaaattaatttatattgttgtttattatgttaattaaataaaatggttatgataaatataaaatttccataaaaatctattaaagtaaaaaaaaattcactattgAAGTAGATTTGCAGTCATATTAGATTATGATTTTGTAATAATGTAATTAGATTTATTATACTTTGAAATGTTGAacttataacaaaatatatttacatgtaaacaagttaaaattaactttttttaacaATTATCTtaagattaattttaaaaatgatttttatatttggactaaataagtttttttataatattttaattttatacaaaaataaatatttatttaacattatCGTAACATAATCATCTGGTCTCTTCTTCACTTCATCTGCCCATCTCATAATTATCTTTGAaggatttcaattttcttttaatctCATCTTCTTTGATAGCCGTCTCAAAATTGTGGCTTGTAGACCATATAAAtctttgtaatattttatttgtagatgtaaaatttcaaatttttgttccacaaaataactttttttagCCAAATTTTTGTCTAGTGTATTAAAACTAGACCTGATTATGGATTTGGTTACCCGCCCAGACCTGAAGGTTCGTTCGAAAAGTAGGaggatttggacaaaaatataggtacgaaaaatgagcttggacaaaaaaataaggccacTTGAGGTTgccaaattgcaaagttttaaaagtttaggGCCGATGTCGTGACGCCATTTCCTCCACGTCGTTACGTCGCCAAAACAGTATGTCACATTGTGACCTCAGACCATTTGGCATCGCAATGTGACTCCTGCTGGTCAACGTTACGACGAGGTAAGTTGCTCGTTGAGACGTGGACTCTGTTTTTGGTAAAAATTAAACCATTTGGTAACTACTTTAAAGCTTCTAAACATATCTATCAACGTGTTCAACAATTACCAATTTCAATTGAATGAAAACATGTGAAAACAAATCATTTAACTATtttcattcaaccatttcaacaTAGGTTCAATCTATTACCAATTATTCATTTCCCTACTTTTCATAAAAATACCATTCTAAATAAACCAACCAAACCATTCAATTATCAATATTTACCTGAACCAAGTCATATAGAATCATGccatttcatttccattccaatcACTTAAGCATATATGCACATCTATTCGTTCAACTTAGATTTCTTCAATACTCAACTTCTAGCATATCTAATGacatattcaattttaaaatcaTCAACTAAACCACATCGAACAATAGCTAGTTCATACACCATTTGGTACATACCAACTTTTCAACAACTCAATATTTGACACAATTATCAAGCATACCAAATGATTAAGATAGTGGCCACTTTCTTAACTTCTAATCTCTATATACATGTCACAATCCCAAAACTCAAAGTGATTAAAAAGCTACCAAATCGATGATAGGATAGTGAGAGCTTCGAAATAATTTGGTTTGACGTATTTCGCAAGGTAACGTCTACAAGGAAAAGGGGAAATAATTAGGTAAGCATATAAAATGCTTagaagttcataggcataaaacaaaAATGTACCTTATCATTCAATTAGATACAATAAGCTTTTAAGCTTGACATAATTTGATTAGACATGACAAATCGCACATCAATAAGGTgagtattaaattttaattaaaacatatgaTACCACAATCACATATCATACCACTTCATGTcattttgcttaataaagttcAAAGCTTAATCAATCATGAAATAATACAATTGTATACATACCAAGGTTAAAATTTCAATACCTCATTCAAgctcaaatttaacatttttcgAGTGAATATCAAGAACATTATAtctcatttaaaattttcaattcttgtAAACTATTTCGCCTGATGAACTCTGTTAAACAGGCTCGGATATATAGGTATCTCCGGTACACCAGttgctcgtccgagctaaataTATAATTGTGTTAGGTTACCAGTTTAGGTTAAAACTTTATAACAACCCATCAAATTGCTTGTCCAAGTTGAAAATATACAGGTTAGGTCACCCATTcgagctaaacctttaaaacgacatCAGGTTACCGGTCTAAGCTAAACctatgtcacatgtatcttcgagtccACAAAAATGTTGGATCTCGATAACATTTGTAACCAATCTCGTACAAGCGTGCAGAAAACCCTATTGGCATCTCAATCGTATCCTAACTTTTACCAAGTTCACACGGGCTTTTTTTCCActtataatcatcattttacaatttagtctaattatcatcttttcatcaattcacaattaaacacatatataattaCAAATCAAATACACAATAACTTATATAAAcaaataccatatgaacttacct
This region includes:
- the LOC107888331 gene encoding calreticulin, whose amino-acid sequence is MSTTMANHKRFPNFVSLILLSLVATASAEVFFEERFEDGWESRWVKSDWKKDENMAGEWNYTSGKWNGDLNDKGIQTSEDYRFYAISAEFPEVNNKGKTLVFQFSVKHEQKLDCGGGYMKLLSGDVDQKKFGGDTPYSIMFGPDICGYSTKKVHAILTYNGTNHLIKKEVPCETDQLTHVYTFILRPDATYSILIDNVEKQTGSLYTDWDLLPPKKIKDPEAKKPEDWDDKEYIPDPEDKKPEGYDDIPKEIPDPDAKKPEDWDDEEDGEWTPSTIPNPEYKGQWKPKKIKNPNYKGKWKAPMIDNPDFKDDPDLYVFPTLKYVGIELWQVKSGTMFDNILVADDVVYAKKLAEETWGKQKDAEKASFEEAEKKREEEESKDDPVDSDAEDEDDADDTEGHESDSDTKSDDEDKEDAHDEL